In Myxocyprinus asiaticus isolate MX2 ecotype Aquarium Trade chromosome 32, UBuf_Myxa_2, whole genome shotgun sequence, one genomic interval encodes:
- the LOC127423165 gene encoding ubiquitin carboxyl-terminal hydrolase 22 isoform X1, translated as MSPAGCSHVTSFKVENWKQNLRVIYQCFVWSGSAETRKRKAKSCICHMCGAHLNRLHSCLHCVFFGCFSKKHIHEHAKNKRHNLAIDLLYGGIYCFVCQDYIYDKDMEQIAKEEQRKAWKLQGIGEKYSMWEPTKRELELLRHNPKRRKITANCTIGLRGLINLGNTCFMNCIVQALTHTPLLRDFFLSDRHKCEMQSNSCLVCEMSQLFQEFYSGHRSPHIPFRLLHLVWTHARHLAGYEQQDAHEFLIAALDVLHRHCKGDDNGKKANNPNHCNCIIDQIFTGGLQSDVTCQVCHGVSTTIDPFWDISLDLPGSSTPFWPLSPGSDGSLVNGDSHPTGANTLTDCLRRFTRPEHLGSSAKIKCSGCHSYQESTKQLTMKRLPIVACFHLKRFEHSAKLRRKITTYVSFPLELDMTPFMASSKESRMNGQYQQPVDSLNNDNKYSLFAVVNHQGTLESGHYTTFIRQHKDQWFKCDDAIITKASIKDVLDSEGYLLFYHKQFLEYE; from the exons GCGAAGTCATGTATATGTCACATGTGTGGAGCACACTTAAATCGACTTCACTCCTGTCTCCATTGTGTGTTCTTCGGTTGTTTCAGCAAGAAACACATCCACGAGCACGCCAAAAACAAGAGACACAACCTAG CTATAGACCTTTTGTATGGTGGAATATATTGCTTTGTGTGCCAAGACTACATATACGACAAAGACATGGAACAGATTGCCAAAGAAGAACAAAGAAAAGCATGGAAATTGCAAG GTATTGGTGAGAAATATTCAATGTGGGAGCCCACAAAACGAGAACTGGAGTTGCTGCGACACAACCCCAAACGGAGGAAAATAACGGCAAACTGCACTATAG GTTTGAGGGGTTTGATAAACCTTGGGAACACGTGCTTTATGAACTGTATTGTTCAggctctcacacacactccactTCTGAGGGACTTCTTCCTGTCCGACAGGCACAAGTGTGAGATGCAGTCCAACTCTTGCCTAGTGTGTGAAATGTCTCAGCTTTTTCAGGAG TTCTATTCGGGTCACCGATCTCCTCACATTCCCTTCCGGTTGCTTCACCTCGTGTGGACCCACGCACGACATCTCGCTGGCTATGAGCAACAGGACGCTCACGAGTTTCTCATTGCTGCTTTGGATGTGCTGCATAGACACTGCAAAG GAGATGATAATGGGAAAAAAGCCAACAACCCAAACCACTGCAACTGTATCATTGACCAAATCTTCACTGGAGGCCTGCAGTCTGACGTCACCTGCCAAGTCTGCCA TGGGGTTTCCACGACAATAGACCCATTCTGGGACATCAGTTTGGATCTGCCAGGTTCCTCCACCCCCTTCTGGCCCCTCAGTCCGGGCAGTGATGGTAGTCTGGTGAATGGAGACAGCCACCCAACTGGAGCAAACACACTAACAGACTGCTTACGCAG GTTCACTCGACCTGAACACTTAGGAAGTAGCGCCAAAATCAAATGCAGTGGTTGTCATAGTTATCAAGAATCCACCAAGCAGCTGACAATGAAGAGACTTCCTATTGTGGCATGCTTCCACCTTAAA CGATTTGAGCATTCAGCAAAGCTCCGGCGGAAGATCACCACCTACGTGTCCTTTCCTCTTGAGCTAGACATGACACCCTTCATGGCCTCCAG TAAAGAAAGCCGAATGAATGGACAGTACCAGCAGCCAGTAGATTCATTAAACAATGATAACAA GTATTCTCTGTTTGCAGTGGTGAATCATCAGGGCACGTTGGAGAGCGGCCATTACACCACGTTTATCCGCCAGCACAAGGACCAGTGGTTTAAATGTGATGACGCCATTATCACTAAAGCCAGCATTAAAGATGTTCTGGACAGTGAGGG GTACTTGTTATTTTACCATAAACAGTTTCTAGAATATGAATAA
- the LOC127423165 gene encoding ubiquitin carboxyl-terminal hydrolase 22 isoform X2, protein MSPAGCSHVTSFKVENWKQNLRVIYQCFVWSGSAETRKRKAKSCICHMCGAHLNRLHSCLHCVFFGCFSKKHIHEHAKNKRHNLAIDLLYGGIYCFVCQDYIYDKDMEQIAKEEQRKAWKLQGIGEKYSMWEPTKRELELLRHNPKRRKITANCTIGLRGLINLGNTCFMNCIVQALTHTPLLRDFFLSDRHKCEMQSNSCLVCEMSQLFQEFYSGHRSPHIPFRLLHLVWTHARHLAGYEQQDAHEFLIAALDVLHRHCKDDNGKKANNPNHCNCIIDQIFTGGLQSDVTCQVCHGVSTTIDPFWDISLDLPGSSTPFWPLSPGSDGSLVNGDSHPTGANTLTDCLRRFTRPEHLGSSAKIKCSGCHSYQESTKQLTMKRLPIVACFHLKRFEHSAKLRRKITTYVSFPLELDMTPFMASSKESRMNGQYQQPVDSLNNDNKYSLFAVVNHQGTLESGHYTTFIRQHKDQWFKCDDAIITKASIKDVLDSEGYLLFYHKQFLEYE, encoded by the exons GCGAAGTCATGTATATGTCACATGTGTGGAGCACACTTAAATCGACTTCACTCCTGTCTCCATTGTGTGTTCTTCGGTTGTTTCAGCAAGAAACACATCCACGAGCACGCCAAAAACAAGAGACACAACCTAG CTATAGACCTTTTGTATGGTGGAATATATTGCTTTGTGTGCCAAGACTACATATACGACAAAGACATGGAACAGATTGCCAAAGAAGAACAAAGAAAAGCATGGAAATTGCAAG GTATTGGTGAGAAATATTCAATGTGGGAGCCCACAAAACGAGAACTGGAGTTGCTGCGACACAACCCCAAACGGAGGAAAATAACGGCAAACTGCACTATAG GTTTGAGGGGTTTGATAAACCTTGGGAACACGTGCTTTATGAACTGTATTGTTCAggctctcacacacactccactTCTGAGGGACTTCTTCCTGTCCGACAGGCACAAGTGTGAGATGCAGTCCAACTCTTGCCTAGTGTGTGAAATGTCTCAGCTTTTTCAGGAG TTCTATTCGGGTCACCGATCTCCTCACATTCCCTTCCGGTTGCTTCACCTCGTGTGGACCCACGCACGACATCTCGCTGGCTATGAGCAACAGGACGCTCACGAGTTTCTCATTGCTGCTTTGGATGTGCTGCATAGACACTGCAAAG ATGATAATGGGAAAAAAGCCAACAACCCAAACCACTGCAACTGTATCATTGACCAAATCTTCACTGGAGGCCTGCAGTCTGACGTCACCTGCCAAGTCTGCCA TGGGGTTTCCACGACAATAGACCCATTCTGGGACATCAGTTTGGATCTGCCAGGTTCCTCCACCCCCTTCTGGCCCCTCAGTCCGGGCAGTGATGGTAGTCTGGTGAATGGAGACAGCCACCCAACTGGAGCAAACACACTAACAGACTGCTTACGCAG GTTCACTCGACCTGAACACTTAGGAAGTAGCGCCAAAATCAAATGCAGTGGTTGTCATAGTTATCAAGAATCCACCAAGCAGCTGACAATGAAGAGACTTCCTATTGTGGCATGCTTCCACCTTAAA CGATTTGAGCATTCAGCAAAGCTCCGGCGGAAGATCACCACCTACGTGTCCTTTCCTCTTGAGCTAGACATGACACCCTTCATGGCCTCCAG TAAAGAAAGCCGAATGAATGGACAGTACCAGCAGCCAGTAGATTCATTAAACAATGATAACAA GTATTCTCTGTTTGCAGTGGTGAATCATCAGGGCACGTTGGAGAGCGGCCATTACACCACGTTTATCCGCCAGCACAAGGACCAGTGGTTTAAATGTGATGACGCCATTATCACTAAAGCCAGCATTAAAGATGTTCTGGACAGTGAGGG GTACTTGTTATTTTACCATAAACAGTTTCTAGAATATGAATAA
- the LOC127423165 gene encoding ubiquitin carboxyl-terminal hydrolase 22 isoform X3, protein MSPAGCSHVTSFKVENWKQNLRVIYQCFVWSGSAETRKRKAKSCICHMCGAHLNRLHSCLHCVFFGCFSKKHIHEHAKNKRHNLAIDLLYGGIYCFVCQDYIYDKDMEQIAKEEQRKAWKLQGIGEKYSMWEPTKRELELLRHNPKRRKITANCTIGLRGLINLGNTCFMNCIVQALTHTPLLRDFFLSDRHKCEMQSNSCLVCEMSQLFQEFYSGHRSPHIPFRLLHLVWTHARHLAGYEQQDAHEFLIAALDVLHRHCKGDDNGKKANNPNHCNCIIDQIFTGGLQSDVTCQVCHGVSTTIDPFWDISLDLPGSSTPFWPLSPGSDGSLVNGDSHPTGANTLTDCLRRFTRPEHLGSSAKIKCSGCHSYQESTKQLTMKRLPIVACFHLKRFEHSAKLRRKITTYVSFPLELDMTPFMASRQKLKQEASTLRTIQCWSDQSDSTLQDCFDHADWEMFRSASDDDISFTLIA, encoded by the exons GCGAAGTCATGTATATGTCACATGTGTGGAGCACACTTAAATCGACTTCACTCCTGTCTCCATTGTGTGTTCTTCGGTTGTTTCAGCAAGAAACACATCCACGAGCACGCCAAAAACAAGAGACACAACCTAG CTATAGACCTTTTGTATGGTGGAATATATTGCTTTGTGTGCCAAGACTACATATACGACAAAGACATGGAACAGATTGCCAAAGAAGAACAAAGAAAAGCATGGAAATTGCAAG GTATTGGTGAGAAATATTCAATGTGGGAGCCCACAAAACGAGAACTGGAGTTGCTGCGACACAACCCCAAACGGAGGAAAATAACGGCAAACTGCACTATAG GTTTGAGGGGTTTGATAAACCTTGGGAACACGTGCTTTATGAACTGTATTGTTCAggctctcacacacactccactTCTGAGGGACTTCTTCCTGTCCGACAGGCACAAGTGTGAGATGCAGTCCAACTCTTGCCTAGTGTGTGAAATGTCTCAGCTTTTTCAGGAG TTCTATTCGGGTCACCGATCTCCTCACATTCCCTTCCGGTTGCTTCACCTCGTGTGGACCCACGCACGACATCTCGCTGGCTATGAGCAACAGGACGCTCACGAGTTTCTCATTGCTGCTTTGGATGTGCTGCATAGACACTGCAAAG GAGATGATAATGGGAAAAAAGCCAACAACCCAAACCACTGCAACTGTATCATTGACCAAATCTTCACTGGAGGCCTGCAGTCTGACGTCACCTGCCAAGTCTGCCA TGGGGTTTCCACGACAATAGACCCATTCTGGGACATCAGTTTGGATCTGCCAGGTTCCTCCACCCCCTTCTGGCCCCTCAGTCCGGGCAGTGATGGTAGTCTGGTGAATGGAGACAGCCACCCAACTGGAGCAAACACACTAACAGACTGCTTACGCAG GTTCACTCGACCTGAACACTTAGGAAGTAGCGCCAAAATCAAATGCAGTGGTTGTCATAGTTATCAAGAATCCACCAAGCAGCTGACAATGAAGAGACTTCCTATTGTGGCATGCTTCCACCTTAAA CGATTTGAGCATTCAGCAAAGCTCCGGCGGAAGATCACCACCTACGTGTCCTTTCCTCTTGAGCTAGACATGACACCCTTCATGGCCTCCAG gcagaaactgaaacaggaagcatccaccctcagaacgatccagtgctggtcggaccaatcagactctacgctacaagactgttttgatcacgcggactgggagatgttccggtccgcctctgatgacgacatcagctttacactgatagcgtaa